One genomic segment of Acidimicrobiales bacterium includes these proteins:
- the mltG gene encoding endolytic transglycosylase MltG: MPDQRPPDESAGPAGPSDPGVPDDDPRTGLVDAPAEASTAQTWDPVRREWVDPVTPARVEPDPGAAPGDTPTPVWDAERGCWVDGYGLVFDESTGEWVEDPAWTVDTGADPEAFHDEAADDDYVAVRATGTGPSRWLVAGLSLVAVVAIGLLAVGLWVRGQIDPGNPGDPVELTVPSGATTADIARLLETKGVISNPTVFEWYLRFNGGGPFKAGDYEGLRQNQAMGEVIDILDAGPLPPRTVNITFPEGLWLVETRQRILDTFPEMDPGALDAAIAATRAPIMPADVDFPDGVLFPATYEVAAADVNDPRMLLDQMVAAFERVSVTTGLPDATARLDGVAGGREITPYEALIVASMVEAEARVPEDRPKIARVIYNRIAEGMRLDIDATVLFAIGDRLAPLTESALRTDSPYNTRLKSGLPPTPINSPGQASIEAALDPAEGDWLYYVLADENGAHFFTEDFDEFNRAVADAREKGLL, translated from the coding sequence GTGCCCGACCAACGCCCACCCGACGAGAGCGCCGGCCCCGCCGGCCCGTCGGATCCCGGTGTCCCCGACGACGACCCGCGGACAGGGCTGGTGGATGCCCCCGCCGAGGCCAGCACGGCCCAGACGTGGGACCCCGTGCGGCGCGAGTGGGTCGATCCCGTCACCCCGGCGCGGGTGGAGCCCGACCCGGGCGCGGCCCCCGGCGACACCCCGACACCGGTCTGGGACGCCGAGCGAGGCTGCTGGGTCGACGGCTACGGGCTGGTCTTCGACGAGTCCACGGGCGAATGGGTCGAGGACCCGGCCTGGACCGTCGACACCGGCGCCGACCCCGAGGCCTTCCACGACGAGGCGGCCGACGACGACTACGTGGCGGTGAGGGCCACGGGCACCGGGCCGAGCCGTTGGCTCGTGGCCGGCCTCTCCCTCGTCGCCGTGGTGGCCATCGGGCTGCTCGCCGTCGGTCTCTGGGTGCGGGGCCAGATCGACCCCGGCAACCCCGGTGACCCCGTCGAGCTGACCGTCCCGTCCGGCGCCACCACCGCCGACATCGCCCGGCTCCTCGAGACCAAGGGGGTCATCTCCAACCCCACCGTGTTCGAGTGGTACCTGCGCTTCAACGGAGGCGGGCCGTTCAAGGCCGGTGACTACGAGGGCCTCCGCCAGAACCAGGCGATGGGCGAGGTCATCGACATCCTCGACGCCGGACCGCTGCCGCCCCGCACCGTCAACATCACGTTTCCCGAGGGGCTCTGGCTCGTCGAGACCCGCCAGCGCATCCTCGACACGTTCCCCGAGATGGACCCCGGGGCGCTCGACGCCGCCATCGCCGCCACCCGCGCCCCGATCATGCCCGCCGACGTGGACTTCCCCGACGGCGTGCTGTTCCCGGCGACCTACGAGGTCGCCGCGGCCGACGTCAACGACCCCCGCATGCTCCTCGACCAGATGGTGGCAGCCTTCGAACGGGTGTCGGTGACCACCGGGCTCCCCGACGCCACCGCCCGGCTCGACGGCGTGGCCGGGGGCAGGGAGATCACGCCCTACGAGGCGCTCATCGTCGCCTCCATGGTCGAGGCCGAGGCCCGGGTCCCCGAGGACCGCCCCAAGATCGCCAGGGTCATCTACAACCGGATCGCCGAGGGGATGCGCCTCGACATCGACGCCACCGTGCTGTTCGCCATCGGCGACCGCCTCGCTCCGCTCACCGAGTCGGCGCTGCGCACCGACTCGCCGTACAACACACGGCTGAAGAGCGGGCTGCCGCCCACCCCCATCAACTCGCCGGGGCAGGCGTCCATCGAGGCCGCGCTCGACCCCGCCGAGGGCGACTGGCTCTACTACGTCCTCGCCGACGAGAACGGTGCGCACTTCTTCACCGAGGACTTCGACGAGTTCAACCGGGCCGTCGCCGACGCCAGGGAGAAGGGCCTGCTGTGA
- the rodA gene encoding rod shape-determining protein RodA has protein sequence MLPSSVSRRASDRSRRDPTAPFKHLDPVIVVCAVVLGLIGVVAVWSATRGPGPDYVNTFLLRQGAFVAAGLVAMGVFAIVDYRKLHDWAWVFYGLTTLMLVAVVSPLGTRSKGAQAWFSLGPFQLQPAEFAKLSLIGALAFLLSEFRGEIGLRRLLALLGVAALPMALIMLQPDLGQVLTLTAITLAVLLVGGLPGRYIVVLTVVGVIGVIGALNSPVLKEYQRDRLTAFVNPEDRSNDARYNIDQSQQAIASGEVTGHGLFEGPQTRLGFVPEQQTDFIFTAVAEQFGFVGAASVLVLYGVLCYRIWRTAQIARDTFGTLVCIGVLAMFVFSVFQNVGMAMGIMPVTGIPLLLLSSGGSSTVVAFAGLGLVLNVHMRRFR, from the coding sequence GTGCTGCCCTCCTCGGTCTCCCGTCGGGCCTCCGACCGCAGCCGCCGCGACCCCACCGCGCCGTTCAAGCACCTCGACCCCGTGATCGTCGTCTGCGCGGTGGTCCTCGGCCTCATCGGCGTCGTCGCCGTCTGGAGCGCCACCCGTGGGCCCGGACCCGACTACGTCAACACGTTCCTGCTCCGTCAGGGCGCCTTCGTGGCCGCCGGGCTGGTGGCCATGGGCGTCTTCGCCATCGTCGACTACCGCAAGCTCCACGACTGGGCGTGGGTCTTCTACGGGCTCACCACGCTGATGCTCGTCGCCGTCGTCTCGCCGCTCGGCACCCGGTCCAAGGGCGCCCAGGCGTGGTTCAGCCTCGGCCCGTTCCAGCTCCAACCCGCCGAGTTCGCCAAGCTCTCCCTCATCGGGGCGCTGGCCTTCCTGCTCTCGGAGTTCCGCGGGGAGATCGGCTTGCGCCGCCTGCTCGCCCTGCTCGGCGTGGCCGCCCTGCCGATGGCGCTGATCATGCTCCAGCCCGACCTCGGCCAGGTGCTCACCCTCACCGCCATCACCCTCGCCGTCCTCCTGGTCGGCGGGCTCCCCGGTCGTTACATCGTCGTGCTCACCGTCGTCGGGGTCATCGGCGTCATCGGGGCGCTCAACTCGCCGGTCCTGAAGGAGTACCAGCGCGACCGGCTCACCGCGTTCGTGAACCCCGAGGACCGCTCCAACGACGCCCGCTACAACATCGACCAGAGCCAACAGGCCATCGCCAGCGGCGAGGTCACCGGCCACGGCCTGTTCGAGGGGCCCCAGACCCGCCTCGGCTTCGTGCCCGAGCAGCAGACCGACTTCATCTTCACCGCCGTCGCCGAGCAGTTCGGGTTCGTGGGCGCGGCCTCGGTGCTCGTCCTCTACGGCGTGCTCTGCTACCGGATCTGGCGCACCGCCCAGATCGCCCGCGACACCTTCGGCACCCTGGTCTGCATCGGGGTGCTGGCGATGTTCGTGTTCTCGGTGTTCCAGAACGTCGGGATGGCGATGGGCATCATGCCGGTGACCGGCATCCCGCTGCTGTTGCTCTCCTCGGGCGGCTCGAGCACCGTCGTGGCCTTCGCCGGCCTCGGCCTGGTCCTCAACGTCCACATGCGCCGCTTCCGCTGA
- a CDS encoding shikimate dehydrogenase produces the protein MTHRGSPGGATRVAAVIGHPVAHSLSPALHNAAFAAAGLDWVYVALDVEPGAVADAFAGVRALGIAGLSVTMPHKEAAAAAADELTDDARRLGAVNCVVNRRGALVGHNTDGPGLLAALDAEVGYAPHGARCVVLGAGGAARAVVLALARADAAEVAVVNRTPDRAAAAAALAGDRGVVVAPAAAGARLAAADLVVNATPVGMGEPAAADVPFDLDHLRPGQVVADLVYRPLVTPLVAGARDRGVTAVNGLGMLVHQAALAFELWTGVDAPLDVMTGVVEAAVGAADDPPDGPAPT, from the coding sequence GTGACCCACCGTGGCTCACCCGGGGGCGCCACCCGGGTCGCCGCCGTGATCGGCCACCCCGTCGCCCACTCGCTGTCGCCGGCGCTGCACAACGCCGCCTTCGCGGCGGCCGGCCTCGACTGGGTCTACGTCGCCCTCGACGTCGAGCCCGGCGCGGTGGCCGACGCCTTCGCCGGGGTCCGGGCCCTCGGCATCGCGGGGCTCTCCGTCACCATGCCCCACAAGGAGGCCGCCGCGGCAGCGGCCGACGAGCTCACCGACGACGCCCGCCGCCTCGGCGCCGTCAACTGCGTCGTCAACCGGCGGGGCGCACTCGTCGGGCACAACACCGACGGTCCCGGGCTCCTCGCCGCCCTCGACGCCGAGGTGGGCTACGCACCCCACGGCGCACGGTGCGTGGTGCTCGGCGCCGGCGGCGCCGCCCGAGCGGTCGTGCTCGCCCTCGCCCGTGCCGACGCCGCCGAGGTGGCGGTCGTCAACCGCACCCCCGACCGGGCCGCCGCCGCGGCGGCGCTGGCCGGCGACCGCGGTGTCGTGGTCGCCCCCGCCGCCGCCGGGGCCCGCCTCGCCGCCGCCGACCTCGTGGTCAACGCCACCCCCGTCGGGATGGGGGAGCCCGCCGCCGCCGACGTGCCGTTCGACCTCGACCACCTCCGTCCGGGCCAGGTCGTCGCCGACCTGGTCTACCGACCCCTCGTCACGCCCCTCGTCGCGGGCGCCCGCGACCGGGGGGTCACGGCGGTCAACGGGCTCGGCATGCTCGTCCACCAGGCGGCGCTCGCCTTCGAGCTCTGGACCGGCGTCGACGCCCCGCTCGACGTGATGACCGGTGTCGTGGAGGCCGCCGTCGGTGCCGCCGACGACCCACCCGACGGCCCCGCTCCCACATAG
- the ruvX gene encoding Holliday junction resolvase RuvX — protein sequence MRALGLDLGSRRIGVALSDSAGTLATPYETVERCGDIALDHRRILALAAEAEVEALVVGLPLALDGTVGPAAAAVLAEVDELRDATPLPVETYDERLTTVTATRLLREGGVTGKARRHLVDKVAAAVILQSWLDGRAAAPRPPDAH from the coding sequence GTGCGGGCCCTCGGCCTCGATCTGGGCAGCCGTCGCATCGGCGTGGCCCTCAGCGACTCCGCGGGCACGCTGGCCACGCCCTACGAGACCGTCGAACGCTGCGGCGACATCGCCCTTGACCACCGCCGCATCCTCGCCCTCGCCGCCGAGGCCGAGGTCGAGGCCCTCGTCGTCGGCCTGCCCCTCGCCCTCGACGGCACCGTCGGACCGGCGGCGGCGGCCGTGCTCGCCGAGGTCGACGAGCTGCGCGACGCGACCCCCCTCCCCGTGGAAACCTACGATGAGCGCCTGACCACCGTCACCGCGACGCGGCTCCTCCGTGAGGGCGGGGTCACGGGCAAGGCCCGTCGCCACCTCGTCGACAAGGTCGCCGCCGCCGTCATCCTCCAGTCGTGGCTCGACGGTCGGGCTGCGGCCCCCCGCCCGCCCGACGCCCACTGA
- a CDS encoding DUF4388 domain-containing protein: MALQGTIDTFALPDVLRLLGSTNKTGRLTLDGDRGRGEVLVVDGQVNGLALGDDGAFDEHPADEAMFELLRFAEGDFVFATDESARDHSGTPWEVEPLLGSAENIAAEWTEICRVVPSEDAWVSLAAQIPGPEVVIDADRWQLLALVGSGVPVAALRTALAASELQAGRVVRDLHDLGVVEITADAPLGARDVTLSVSAPVAEPAEPDAGTPPSSWFDETESFVESAPSDNGDVAHDTEAVESAVLLDLAPDSELFDDDTSAAEFARHLASLSPKAAQAVAAAARAETVEEREAALAEVASSDDSIDHDLLLRFLGETEA; this comes from the coding sequence GTGGCACTTCAGGGCACGATCGACACGTTCGCACTCCCCGACGTCCTGCGGCTCTTGGGTTCGACCAACAAGACCGGTCGCCTGACCCTCGACGGCGACCGCGGCCGGGGCGAGGTGCTCGTCGTCGACGGGCAGGTCAACGGCCTGGCCCTCGGTGACGACGGCGCCTTCGACGAGCATCCCGCCGACGAGGCCATGTTCGAGCTCCTGCGCTTCGCAGAAGGCGACTTCGTGTTCGCCACCGACGAGAGCGCCCGCGACCACTCCGGCACCCCGTGGGAGGTGGAGCCGCTGCTCGGCAGCGCCGAGAACATCGCCGCCGAGTGGACCGAGATCTGCCGCGTCGTCCCCTCCGAGGACGCCTGGGTCTCCCTCGCCGCCCAGATCCCCGGCCCCGAGGTCGTGATCGACGCCGACCGCTGGCAGCTCCTCGCCCTGGTCGGCTCCGGTGTGCCCGTGGCGGCGCTGCGCACCGCGCTGGCCGCCTCCGAGCTCCAGGCCGGCCGCGTCGTCCGCGACCTCCACGACCTCGGCGTGGTGGAGATCACCGCGGACGCCCCCCTCGGAGCCCGTGACGTGACGCTCTCCGTGAGCGCCCCCGTGGCCGAGCCGGCCGAGCCCGACGCCGGCACCCCCCCGTCGAGCTGGTTCGACGAGACCGAGTCGTTCGTCGAGTCGGCGCCGTCGGACAACGGCGACGTGGCCCACGACACCGAGGCCGTCGAGAGCGCCGTCCTCCTGGACCTCGCCCCCGACAGCGAGCTCTTCGACGACGACACCAGCGCCGCCGAGTTCGCCCGTCACCTCGCCAGCCTCAGCCCCAAGGCCGCCCAGGCCGTGGCCGCCGCCGCCCGCGCCGAGACGGTGGAGGAGCGCGAAGCGGCCCTCGCCGAGGTCGCCTCCAGCGACGACAGCATCGACCACGACCTGCTCCTGCGCTTCCTCGGGGAGACCGAGGCCTGA
- the alaS gene encoding alanine--tRNA ligase codes for MTANELRRAFQGFFAERGHTVVPSASLIPHDPDLMFTVAGMVPFKPYFLGEEVAPYPRATTVQKCVRAGGKDSDLEEVGRDARHLSFFEMLGNFSFGDYFKAEAIPMAWEMVTELFGLDPDRLWVTVHLTDDEAHEIWRDAVGVAPDRIQRLDADNWWGPPGGPPGPCGPCSEIFVDKGAAYGADGGPAHGGDERFLEIWNLVFMQYSRNVDGVDTELPRKNIDTGAGLERILGVLQGVDSVFETDVLAPLVDTAQRVTGRRLGVSDRSDVSLRILAEHARTMSFLVSDGVFPSNEGRGYVLRRIIRRAVREAYLLDVADLVTPDLVDTTVAVMGEAYPDLVTHHDFVRNVVTREEERFRSTLRSGTALLDAELDKLGPGAQIGGSVAFLLHDTHGFPLELTREIALERGHDVDQPGFDAAMAEQRRMAKEARRDGAGAGGAEWAELADTLGATEFVGRDHDRIEATVLAVADDSIVLDRTPFYAESGGQVGDTGWITSPTGRAEVLDTVYGAPGLVRHRIGPIEGDVEAGQKVDAAIDVDRRNAIRRNHTATHLLHWALRQVLGEHVKQQGSQVGPDRLRFDFSHYEPLSDDEIAAIEDLVAAEVLANPPARHYETTKEYAEQIGAVAFFGDKYGDIVRVLEAGPHSVELCGGTHVKALGDIGPVKIVSEASIGSNLRRIEAVSGTGPLHRLRADEARIAAAASALGVATDELVDAVERRVAEIKDLRTRVRDLERQAASGQAGDLAAAAVDGIVVARVDGLDRDALRDLAVAVRDVPAVRGVVLGSAPDGGGVAIVAAVRADSGLHASELITEAARAVKGGTGKNAELAMAGGKDPSALDDALQMVRSAVGLA; via the coding sequence ATGACCGCCAACGAGCTGCGCCGGGCCTTCCAGGGCTTCTTCGCCGAGCGCGGTCACACCGTGGTGCCGTCGGCGAGCCTCATCCCCCACGACCCCGACCTCATGTTCACCGTGGCCGGCATGGTCCCGTTCAAGCCGTACTTCCTCGGCGAGGAGGTCGCCCCCTACCCCCGCGCCACCACCGTCCAGAAGTGCGTCCGGGCCGGCGGGAAGGACTCCGACCTCGAGGAGGTGGGCCGCGACGCCCGTCACCTCAGCTTCTTCGAGATGCTCGGCAACTTCAGCTTCGGCGACTACTTCAAGGCCGAGGCCATCCCCATGGCCTGGGAGATGGTCACCGAGCTGTTCGGCCTCGACCCCGACCGCCTCTGGGTCACCGTCCACCTCACCGACGACGAGGCCCACGAGATCTGGCGCGATGCGGTCGGGGTGGCCCCCGACCGCATCCAGCGCCTCGACGCCGACAACTGGTGGGGCCCCCCGGGCGGGCCCCCCGGTCCGTGCGGGCCGTGCTCGGAGATCTTCGTCGACAAAGGCGCCGCCTACGGCGCCGACGGCGGCCCCGCCCACGGCGGCGACGAGCGCTTCCTCGAGATCTGGAACCTCGTGTTCATGCAGTACAGCCGCAACGTCGACGGGGTCGACACCGAGCTGCCCCGCAAGAACATCGACACCGGCGCCGGGCTCGAGCGCATCCTCGGGGTCCTCCAGGGCGTCGACTCGGTCTTCGAGACCGACGTGCTCGCCCCGCTCGTCGACACCGCCCAGCGCGTCACCGGGCGGCGCCTCGGCGTCTCGGACCGCTCCGACGTCTCGCTGCGGATCCTCGCCGAGCACGCCCGCACCATGTCGTTCCTCGTCAGCGACGGCGTGTTCCCGTCCAACGAGGGCCGCGGCTACGTGCTGCGCCGCATCATCCGCCGCGCCGTCCGCGAGGCCTACCTCCTCGACGTCGCCGACCTCGTGACCCCCGACCTCGTCGACACCACCGTGGCGGTCATGGGGGAGGCCTACCCCGACCTCGTCACCCACCACGACTTCGTCCGCAACGTCGTCACCCGGGAGGAGGAGCGCTTCCGGTCCACGCTGCGCTCGGGCACCGCCCTGCTCGACGCCGAGCTCGACAAGCTCGGCCCCGGAGCCCAGATCGGCGGCTCGGTCGCCTTCCTCCTCCACGACACCCACGGCTTCCCCCTCGAGCTCACCCGGGAGATCGCCCTCGAGCGGGGCCACGACGTCGACCAGCCCGGGTTCGACGCGGCGATGGCCGAGCAGCGCCGCATGGCCAAGGAGGCCCGACGCGACGGCGCCGGCGCCGGCGGCGCCGAGTGGGCCGAGTTGGCCGACACGCTGGGCGCCACCGAGTTCGTCGGCCGCGACCACGACCGCATCGAGGCCACCGTCCTGGCCGTCGCCGACGACTCGATCGTGCTCGACCGCACCCCCTTCTACGCCGAGTCCGGCGGCCAGGTCGGCGACACCGGCTGGATCACCTCGCCCACCGGGCGCGCCGAGGTGCTCGACACCGTGTACGGCGCGCCGGGCCTCGTCCGCCACCGCATCGGGCCGATCGAGGGCGACGTCGAGGCCGGCCAGAAGGTCGACGCCGCCATCGACGTCGACCGCCGCAACGCCATCCGCCGCAACCACACCGCCACCCACCTCCTGCACTGGGCGCTGCGCCAGGTGCTGGGCGAGCACGTGAAGCAGCAGGGCTCCCAGGTGGGGCCCGACCGGCTCCGGTTCGACTTCAGCCACTACGAGCCGCTGAGCGACGACGAGATCGCCGCCATCGAGGACCTCGTCGCCGCCGAGGTGCTGGCCAACCCGCCGGCCCGTCACTACGAGACCACCAAGGAGTACGCCGAGCAGATCGGCGCGGTGGCCTTCTTCGGCGACAAGTACGGCGACATCGTGCGGGTCCTCGAGGCCGGACCGCACTCCGTGGAGCTGTGCGGCGGCACGCACGTGAAGGCCCTCGGCGACATCGGCCCGGTGAAGATCGTGAGCGAGGCGTCGATCGGGTCGAACCTGCGTCGCATCGAGGCGGTGTCGGGCACCGGCCCCCTGCACCGCCTGCGTGCCGACGAGGCCCGCATCGCCGCGGCCGCGTCGGCGCTCGGCGTCGCCACCGACGAGCTCGTCGACGCCGTCGAGCGTCGCGTCGCCGAGATCAAGGACCTGCGGACCCGGGTCCGCGACCTCGAGCGCCAGGCCGCCTCCGGCCAGGCCGGCGACCTCGCCGCCGCCGCCGTCGACGGCATCGTGGTGGCCCGCGTCGACGGGCTCGATCGCGACGCCCTGCGTGACCTCGCAGTCGCGGTGCGTGACGTCCCCGCCGTCCGGGGGGTCGTCCTCGGGAGCGCCCCCGACGGAGGCGGGGTGGCCATCGTCGCCGCCGTGCGGGCCGACTCGGGGCTGCACGCCTCGGAACTGATCACCGAGGCCGCCCGGGCGGTGAAGGGCGGCACCGGCAAGAACGCCGAGCTGGCCATGGCCGGCGGCAAGGACCCCTCCGCCCTCGACGACGCCCTCCAGATGGTCCGCAGCGCCGTCGGGCTCGCCTGA
- a CDS encoding replication-associated recombination protein A: MPEDLFAAAAEDRLTRQAPLAARLRPTTLDEVVGQEHLLGPGKPLRALIEADRLSSVILWGPPGTGKTTIAQLIARTTAKAFEQLSAVTASVKDVREVAAGARERLGQRGQGTILFLDEVHRFNKAQQDALLPSVESGLLVLIGATTENPFFEVNPPLLSRSTLFHLEPLSTDAVEALVGRGLAEEGAAIDDDALALLVDRAGGDGRHALTSLEVAVALAHEHPDAARDAGGRIVDETVRVSVRDVEAALGTKALRYGRDDHYDVVSAFIKSIRGSDPDAALYWLARMLEAGEDARFIARRLVILASEDIGLADSLSLVVADAAARAVEFVGLPEAQLNLAHATVHLAVAPKSNRVTVALGRAREDVRERAGGEVPTHLRDGHYKGAKSLGHGEGYEYPHDAPEGWVDQQYRPAELAGRVYYEPSPHGGEERVRQRMEQHRAAEGGEGT, from the coding sequence GTGCCCGAGGACCTGTTCGCCGCCGCCGCCGAGGACCGCCTCACACGCCAGGCGCCGCTGGCCGCCCGGCTCCGACCGACCACGCTCGACGAGGTCGTCGGCCAGGAGCACCTCCTCGGTCCCGGCAAGCCGCTCCGGGCGCTCATCGAGGCCGACCGTCTCTCGTCGGTCATCCTGTGGGGCCCACCGGGCACCGGCAAGACCACCATCGCCCAGCTCATCGCCCGCACCACCGCCAAGGCCTTCGAGCAGCTCTCCGCCGTCACCGCGTCGGTGAAGGACGTGCGCGAGGTCGCCGCGGGCGCCCGGGAGCGGCTCGGCCAACGCGGCCAGGGCACGATCCTGTTCCTCGACGAGGTCCACCGCTTCAACAAGGCCCAACAGGACGCCCTGCTGCCCTCCGTCGAATCCGGGCTCCTGGTCCTCATCGGCGCCACCACCGAGAACCCGTTCTTCGAGGTCAACCCACCGCTGCTCAGCCGCTCGACCCTGTTCCACCTCGAGCCGCTCTCCACCGACGCCGTCGAGGCGCTCGTCGGGCGGGGCCTCGCCGAGGAGGGTGCCGCCATCGACGACGACGCCCTGGCCCTGCTCGTCGACCGCGCTGGCGGCGACGGCCGCCACGCCCTCACCAGCCTCGAGGTCGCCGTCGCCCTCGCCCACGAGCACCCCGACGCGGCCCGCGACGCCGGCGGTCGCATCGTCGACGAGACCGTGCGGGTGTCGGTCCGAGACGTCGAGGCCGCCCTCGGCACCAAGGCCCTGCGCTACGGGCGCGACGACCACTACGACGTCGTCTCGGCGTTCATCAAGAGCATCCGCGGCTCGGACCCCGACGCCGCCCTCTACTGGCTGGCCCGGATGCTCGAGGCCGGCGAGGACGCCCGCTTCATCGCCCGTCGCCTGGTCATCCTGGCCAGCGAGGACATCGGCCTGGCCGACTCGCTCAGCCTCGTCGTGGCCGACGCCGCCGCCCGGGCCGTCGAGTTCGTCGGCCTGCCCGAGGCGCAGCTCAACCTGGCCCACGCCACCGTCCACCTCGCCGTCGCCCCCAAGTCCAACCGGGTCACCGTCGCCCTCGGCCGGGCCCGCGAGGACGTGCGCGAGCGGGCCGGCGGCGAGGTGCCGACGCACCTGCGCGACGGCCACTACAAGGGTGCGAAGAGCCTCGGCCACGGCGAGGGCTACGAGTACCCTCATGACGCGCCCGAGGGATGGGTCGACCAGCAGTACCGCCCCGCCGAGCTGGCCGGGCGGGTCTACTACGAGCCGTCGCCGCACGGCGGCGAGGAACGGGTCCGCCAACGCATGGAGCAGCACCGAGCCGCCGAGGGGGGAGAGGGGACGTGA
- the mrdA gene encoding penicillin-binding protein 2: METTTSPRLRMSVLGFVVIGCFVALFARLWYLQVMASDTLTVEAAANRYREVAVEAPRGRIFDVEGRLVVDNRTSLVVTVNRRDLAELTDEGGREAFVARLAETLTRFGVPTKIEAIERRLQDQQYDQIQPVPVAIDIPEELLVYLSERADDYPAVAVERESVRTYPYGASAANIVGYVGRISAEDLETATPGVDPETGVEKTYQPNSNIGLAGVEAVYEDDLRGTPGLEVIEVDANNRPIRTVSYQPPRPGSDIQLNVDMDVQQRAEQALADRLAFFRGKTQRGADLPRNAPAGSAAVVDPRSGSVRALATYPTYDPSEFVNGISQQRYSQLTDVGGVSALVDRSISGQYSPGSTFKLVTADAALTNGVLRPGDYYNDTGVFEVGGQQFTNAGGSRYGSVNVTRALTVSVDTFFYSLGARMDGTTAIQDTAARWGFGSPTGIDLPGESSGYVLTPEDKKALNERYPDAYPYGEWFTGDNVQLAIGQNVVVVTPLQLANAYAALGNGGTLYQPHVVWRVLQAGWDPATTPEPTVVRAIEPVVLRTVDTSPEVVQILFDGLAGVTTASGGTAVGTFAGFDQRAFPVVGKTGTAQVEFYENGQQKFKADTSLFAAFGPAFDPQWAIGAVMEETGFGGEGSGVVTRQIFELVAGQDLTGGDLSTRFGGD; this comes from the coding sequence ATGGAGACCACCACCTCGCCCCGACTGCGGATGAGCGTGCTCGGCTTCGTCGTCATCGGCTGCTTCGTCGCGCTCTTCGCCCGCCTCTGGTACCTGCAGGTCATGGCCTCGGACACCCTCACCGTCGAGGCCGCCGCCAACCGCTACCGCGAGGTCGCCGTCGAGGCCCCCCGGGGCCGCATCTTCGACGTGGAGGGGCGCCTCGTCGTGGACAACCGCACCTCGCTCGTCGTCACCGTGAACCGCCGCGACCTCGCCGAGCTCACCGACGAAGGAGGACGCGAGGCCTTCGTGGCCCGCCTCGCCGAGACCCTCACCCGCTTCGGGGTGCCCACCAAGATCGAGGCCATCGAGCGGCGCCTCCAGGATCAGCAGTACGACCAGATCCAGCCGGTCCCGGTGGCCATCGACATCCCCGAGGAGCTGCTCGTCTACCTCTCCGAACGGGCCGACGACTACCCCGCGGTCGCCGTTGAGCGCGAGTCGGTGCGCACGTATCCGTACGGGGCGTCGGCGGCCAACATCGTCGGCTACGTGGGACGCATCAGCGCCGAGGACCTCGAGACCGCCACGCCCGGGGTCGATCCCGAGACCGGCGTCGAGAAGACCTACCAGCCCAACTCCAACATCGGTCTCGCCGGCGTCGAGGCCGTCTACGAGGACGACCTGCGCGGCACCCCCGGTCTCGAGGTCATCGAGGTCGACGCCAACAACCGGCCCATCCGCACCGTCAGCTACCAACCGCCCCGGCCGGGCAGCGACATCCAGCTCAACGTCGACATGGACGTCCAACAGCGCGCCGAGCAGGCCCTCGCCGACCGCCTGGCCTTCTTCCGCGGCAAGACCCAGCGCGGCGCCGACCTGCCCCGCAACGCCCCGGCCGGGTCGGCCGCCGTGGTCGACCCCCGCAGCGGCTCGGTGCGGGCCCTCGCCACCTACCCGACCTACGACCCCTCGGAGTTCGTGAACGGCATCAGCCAGCAGCGTTACTCCCAGCTCACCGACGTCGGCGGCGTCAGCGCCCTCGTCGACCGGTCGATCTCCGGGCAGTACTCACCCGGCTCCACCTTCAAGCTCGTCACCGCCGACGCCGCCCTCACCAACGGCGTCCTGCGCCCCGGCGACTACTACAACGACACCGGCGTGTTCGAGGTCGGCGGCCAGCAGTTCACCAACGCCGGCGGCAGCCGCTACGGCAGCGTCAACGTCACCCGGGCCCTGACCGTGTCCGTCGACACCTTCTTCTACAGCCTCGGCGCCCGGATGGACGGGACCACCGCCATCCAGGACACCGCCGCGCGCTGGGGCTTCGGCTCGCCCACCGGCATCGACCTCCCCGGCGAGTCCAGCGGCTACGTCCTCACCCCGGAGGACAAGAAGGCCCTCAACGAGCGGTACCCCGACGCCTACCCCTACGGCGAGTGGTTCACCGGCGACAACGTCCAGCTCGCCATCGGCCAGAACGTCGTCGTCGTCACCCCGCTCCAGCTCGCCAACGCCTACGCCGCCCTCGGCAACGGCGGCACGCTCTACCAACCCCACGTCGTCTGGCGGGTGCTGCAGGCCGGCTGGGACCCCGCCACCACCCCCGAGCCCACCGTCGTGCGGGCCATCGAACCGGTCGTGCTGCGCACCGTCGACACCTCGCCCGAGGTCGTCCAGATCCTCTTCGACGGCCTCGCCGGCGTCACCACCGCCTCGGGCGGCACCGCCGTCGGCACGTTCGCCGGCTTCGACCAGCGGGCCTTCCCGGTCGTCGGCAAGACCGGCACCGCCCAGGTCGAGTTCTACGAGAACGGCCAGCAGAAGTTCAAGGCCGACACCTCGCTGTTCGCCGCCTTCGGACCGGCCTTCGACCCCCAGTGGGCCATCGGCGCGGTGATGGAGGAGACCGGCTTCGGCGGCGAGGGCAGCGGCGTCGTCACCCGCCAGATCTTCGAGCTCGTCGCCGGCCAGGACCTCACCGGCGGCGACCTCAGCACCCGGTTCGGCGGGGACTGA